ACCCACTGGAAAGCGCCGCCTTTGCACGGCGCACACCCACAGCGGACCTCGGACATTCGGTCGCATTCTCTTCTGGCTGAGACAGCCATGGGAGCTATCGCGAATTGCGGCTGATCCGTTATGATGCTGTTCTCTATGCAGAGCCGACCAATGGCTGCGCATGAACGAGAAAGACCTGCCGGGAGGAAGAGCCATGTGGCACCTCATTCGGTCCCGCTCCGAGCTGCAAAGGCAAGTAACCGAACTCGTTGAACAGCAGGCGGCAATCTCGGAGGTGCTGCGCGCCGTTGCGAACTCGCCCCACGACTTGCAGCCAATCTTGGACACGATCCTCATCAATGCCGCGCGCCTCTGCCGAACCACGTTCGGCGGTTTCGTCCTCTTCGAGGGAAAAGACTATCGGACAGTTGCGCGAATAGGTCCGAACCCGGTTTATGCCGAGCGGAGGCCGTTAGGCTCGTACGACCAGTACGCGGGCAATCCCCTCCTCGTGCAACTCAACGAAAGCAGGTCGCCAGTCCACATTGCTGACTTGGCAGCCGATCAGGCTTATCTTCGGCGCAACCCTCTCGTCGTGGATCTGGTCGAATTGGCGCACGTTCGGACGTGCCTGCTCCTGCCTTTGCTCAAGGACGATGAGCTAATCGGGGCGCTCGGGATGACCCGCGAGCAGGTGCAGCCGTTCACGGACAGACAGATTGACTTGGTTAGGGACTTCGCTGCGCAAGCCACCATTGCCTTGGAGAGCACCCGTCGCGAGCGGCAATATCGCGAGATGCAGAGCGAACTGGCGCATGCCAACCGCGTCGCTACCATGGGCCAGCTCACCGCCTCGATTGCTCATGAAGTCAAGCAGCCCATTGCGACGGTACGCATGAACGCCGCTGCTGCACTGCGGTTTTTAGACAAAAGCCCACCCGATGTGGCGGAGGTGAGGGAGGCGCTCACCTGCATTGTGAACGACGCCGATCGAACCAGCGACATCGTCGACCGGATCGGGTCTCTCATCAAAAAAGCGCCACCCGGAAGGAGGTCGTGGACCTCAATGCGGCGATCCTGGAGGTGACCGCCCTAACCCGCAGCGAAGCGGTCAAGACCGGCATCACGGTGGGCACGCATCTGGCGGGCGAGTTGCCACGCATCCAATGCGATCGGGTGCAACTGCAACAAGTGACGTTGAACTTGATCGTCAATGGCATCCAGTCGATGAGTAGCGTTGAGGACGGCAACCGCGAGTTACACATCAGCACCGTGAGTATCGAGCCGGAGGGCGTGTGCGTCGCGGTGCGGGATACCGGCCATGGAGCCTGCCGCGTCTCTTTGAACCCTTCTACACGACGAAGCCCGACCGCATGGGCATGGGCCTCTCGATCTGCCGCTCGATTATCGAACCCCATGGTGGTGCGAGCCGCGGGGCGCTCTCTTTCAGTTTACGATCCGCGCTGACTGAGCCGCCATCCGTGATCGATGTCGCTTATTGGCCCATCGCGACGGATTTGGCAGGTCTCGCTCAGGTCTCCTTTCGCAGGCAGAGCTGACATGATTTACTCGCCGAGCGTTACGGCTCGTGACCCATCTGCGGGCCGGCCGTTCCGGGTCGTGGCCAATAACTAATTTCCCCCACAAGGTGTTATAGTCCTGCCGGTAGCCCGTGCTTGGCTTGGGACATATGAAGCGGCCTGACTTGCTCGGCCGCGTGGCGGCCGAGCACCTGCCGCCGCGATGAGGTGCCTACTGCTAATGAGGTGCTAGCGAAGATGTTAACCTCCGGAGCAAAGACACATCGGGTGTGCGCCACATCCCTCGCGGCACTATTGCTCCTATCGTATATTTTCGCGGTAGTTGCTGCGCGGGCCGTCGAGGAAGACACTGGCGTCGGTCCACCGCCCGCGCTGGCGCCGGGGCAGGCACCGCCTCTGCCCAAGCCGGGCCCGTTAGCCGAGCCCCGTTTATCAACTCAGGTCGGCTTCCCCACGGTTTTGACCAACTATGTTATCTCGCCGTCCACGCTC
This genomic interval from Bradyrhizobium sp. NP1 contains the following:
- a CDS encoding GAF domain-containing protein: MNEKDLPGGRAMWHLIRSRSELQRQVTELVEQQAAISEVLRAVANSPHDLQPILDTILINAARLCRTTFGGFVLFEGKDYRTVARIGPNPVYAERRPLGSYDQYAGNPLLVQLNESRSPVHIADLAADQAYLRRNPLVVDLVELAHVRTCLLLPLLKDDELIGALGMTREQVQPFTDRQIDLVRDFAAQATIALESTRRERQYREMQSELAHANRVATMGQLTASIAHEVKQPIATVRMNAAAALRFLDKSPPDVAEVREALTCIVNDADRTSDIVDRIGSLIKKAPPGRRSWTSMRRSWR
- a CDS encoding ATP-binding protein gives rise to the protein MRRGAGYRPWSLPRLFEPFYTTKPDRMGMGLSICRSIIEPHGGASRGALSFSLRSALTEPPSVIDVAYWPIATDLAGLAQVSFRRQS